A single genomic interval of Nonomuraea rubra harbors:
- a CDS encoding class I SAM-dependent methyltransferase: protein MTSVGIGAVFDSAATHYAEISPLLWNPIGEATVATAAIGAGERVLDVCCGTGASAIPAARAAGPHGHVDAIDLAAGLLAHGRRRASSAGLGNVRFVQADATTWQDQPYDVVQCVHGVFFLPDMDTSVTRLTGLLRPGGRLVITTWAQGAMENFGQLFAEAVAHVRQAPVAPPTSRQAASTIDTEEDLHTWLTARGLTKVTVTRFPLRIPLDTALAWQVVLGSGFRGMLTGLEEPAVEQVRAAFGRLLRERGMTELDATSLIGAGTRP from the coding sequence ATGACATCCGTCGGCATCGGCGCCGTCTTCGACAGCGCCGCCACCCACTACGCCGAGATCTCACCCCTGCTGTGGAACCCGATCGGCGAGGCCACCGTCGCGACCGCCGCGATCGGAGCAGGTGAACGGGTGCTAGACGTGTGCTGCGGTACGGGCGCCTCGGCCATCCCGGCCGCGCGGGCCGCCGGGCCGCACGGCCACGTGGACGCCATCGACCTCGCCGCAGGACTCCTCGCTCACGGCCGCCGCCGCGCCTCATCTGCGGGGCTGGGGAACGTGCGCTTCGTCCAAGCCGACGCGACCACGTGGCAGGACCAGCCCTACGACGTGGTGCAGTGCGTCCACGGCGTCTTCTTCCTGCCGGACATGGACACCTCCGTCACCCGGCTGACCGGCCTGCTGCGGCCCGGCGGACGACTGGTCATCACCACCTGGGCCCAGGGCGCCATGGAGAACTTCGGCCAGCTGTTCGCCGAAGCCGTCGCACACGTACGGCAAGCCCCGGTGGCTCCCCCCACCAGCAGGCAGGCGGCGTCCACAATCGACACCGAGGAGGATCTGCACACCTGGCTCACCGCCCGCGGGCTGACGAAGGTCACCGTGACCCGCTTTCCCCTGCGCATCCCCTTGGACACCGCACTCGCCTGGCAGGTGGTGCTCGGCAGCGGCTTCCGCGGCATGCTCACCGGCCTGGAGGAACCCGCCGTCGAGCAGGTACGCGCTGCCTTCGGACGCCTCCTGCGCGAGCGGGGGATGACCGAGCTGGATGCCACGTCCCTCATCGGAGCCGGAACGCGCCCGTGA
- a CDS encoding FecCD family ABC transporter permease, producing MLGGLVALLIVVSVAAISLGPVPVPPGNVAAVLAAHLGLPLGEVPAQNALVVDQIRLPRILVAALVGAALGVAGAVMQALFGNPLAEPGVTGVSAGAAVGAVLAITSGAAGTLVLPAAAFAGALLTVAAIYAIGAFSRSRGLATVLLVGIALNALLGAVVSALVANAPDEQSLRGIVFWLQGDLDARTWEHVGLALGPVVIGVAATLVFSRDLNVLLLGDDAARTSGVDAARTRHVLLVLASLLTGVAVSVSGVIGFVGLVAPHVIRLTAGPDHRLLLPASALLGAVFLVLADTAARMLLAPVTLQTGVVTAFVGAPVFLLLVLWSRRRAL from the coding sequence ATGCTGGGCGGGCTGGTCGCGCTGCTCATCGTGGTGAGCGTGGCGGCCATCTCGCTCGGACCCGTCCCGGTCCCGCCGGGCAACGTCGCGGCGGTCCTGGCAGCGCACCTCGGCCTGCCCCTGGGCGAGGTGCCGGCGCAGAACGCCCTCGTGGTCGACCAGATCCGGCTGCCGAGAATCCTGGTGGCGGCGCTGGTCGGAGCCGCTCTGGGAGTGGCAGGCGCGGTCATGCAGGCGCTGTTCGGCAACCCGCTGGCCGAACCCGGCGTGACCGGCGTGTCGGCGGGCGCGGCCGTGGGCGCGGTGCTGGCCATCACCTCCGGCGCGGCCGGAACCCTCGTACTCCCGGCCGCCGCGTTCGCCGGCGCGCTGCTCACCGTGGCCGCGATCTACGCGATCGGGGCGTTCAGCCGCAGCCGCGGCCTGGCCACCGTGCTGCTGGTCGGGATCGCGCTCAACGCGCTGCTCGGCGCCGTGGTATCCGCGCTGGTGGCCAACGCGCCCGACGAGCAGTCGCTGCGCGGGATCGTCTTCTGGCTGCAGGGCGACCTGGACGCCCGCACCTGGGAACATGTCGGCCTCGCACTGGGACCGGTCGTCATCGGCGTAGCGGCGACGCTGGTGTTCTCCCGCGACCTGAACGTCCTGCTGCTCGGCGACGACGCCGCCCGCACCAGCGGCGTGGACGCGGCACGCACCCGGCACGTCCTGCTGGTTCTGGCGTCCCTGCTGACCGGGGTGGCGGTGTCGGTGAGCGGAGTGATCGGCTTCGTCGGCCTGGTGGCCCCGCACGTGATCCGGCTGACCGCCGGTCCGGACCATCGGCTGCTGCTGCCGGCGAGCGCGCTGCTCGGGGCGGTGTTCCTGGTGCTGGCCGACACAGCGGCGCGGATGCTGCTGGCGCCGGTGACGCTGCAGACCGGCGTGGTCACCGCGTTCGTCGGCGCGCCGGTGTTCCTGCTGCTCGTGCTCTGGTCCCGCCGGAGGGCACTGTGA
- a CDS encoding ABC transporter ATP-binding protein yields MITIDGLRVELDRAVILDGVALTVPAGRMVGLVGPNGAGKSTLLRTIAGLHRPSRGRVLVDGRPVHARRPRELARMIAYLPQDTALSFPFTAYQVTLMGRHPHVGRFAMESAADHREAERAMAATGTTHLAGRSVATLSGGERQLVLLAKAIAQDSPVLLADEPVSALDLRHQLDVLRLLRACADAGRTVLVVLHDLNLAARYCTELALLAGGRVVADGEPARVLTPGHLADAYGVRAVVRPDDLTGSLTVTTLENQ; encoded by the coding sequence GTGATCACGATCGACGGCCTGCGGGTCGAACTGGACCGGGCGGTGATCCTCGACGGCGTCGCGCTGACCGTGCCCGCCGGCCGCATGGTGGGCCTCGTCGGCCCCAACGGCGCCGGCAAGTCCACCCTGCTGCGCACGATCGCCGGGCTGCACCGCCCCAGCCGCGGCCGGGTGCTGGTAGACGGCCGCCCGGTGCACGCCCGGCGGCCCCGGGAGCTCGCCCGCATGATCGCCTACCTGCCCCAGGACACGGCGCTGTCGTTCCCCTTCACCGCCTACCAGGTGACGCTCATGGGCCGGCACCCGCACGTGGGCCGCTTCGCCATGGAAAGCGCGGCCGACCACCGCGAGGCCGAGCGGGCCATGGCCGCCACCGGCACCACTCATCTGGCCGGGCGAAGCGTGGCCACGCTCTCGGGCGGGGAGCGCCAGCTCGTGCTCCTGGCCAAGGCGATCGCCCAGGACTCCCCCGTGCTGCTGGCCGACGAGCCGGTCTCCGCCCTGGACCTGCGCCACCAGCTCGACGTCCTGCGGCTGCTGCGCGCCTGTGCCGACGCCGGCCGGACGGTGCTGGTCGTGCTGCACGACCTCAACCTCGCCGCCCGCTACTGCACCGAGCTGGCCCTGCTGGCCGGCGGCCGCGTCGTCGCCGACGGCGAGCCGGCGCGCGTTCTCACCCCCGGACACCTGGCCGACGCCTACGGGGTGCGCGCGGTGGTACGCCCCGACGACCTCACCGGATCCCTCACCGTAACCACTCTGGAGAATCAGTGA
- a CDS encoding ABC transporter substrate-binding protein, with protein sequence MNRILIRLGAAVLGLSLLTACAQEPAAAPAPQRAGTASYPRTVQVPGEPAQQVTIPAQPKRIAALSADAAEAALELAGAGRLIAVPASAANASLSSHAKEMATVATKLPPGTDPDPEQIISLNPDLILITTRHGGERDAQATLAQAGIPMIAIGNNWGTLEEVKQNLTMLGTALGAEAKAGELIAELDRRAAGVAEKLGDPTSRPSVAILSNQAGRPFINAADVLTSDLVKRAGGDLVAERIGLRATAPVTAEQLIAAKPDAILLIDVTGKGQASFASVMSNPAVAELAAVRDGRVKLMPARISYGTGSVHIADGLEEIARWLHPEAMR encoded by the coding sequence GTGAACCGCATCCTCATCCGGCTCGGCGCCGCCGTGCTCGGACTCAGCCTTCTCACCGCCTGCGCCCAGGAACCCGCCGCCGCCCCGGCCCCACAACGGGCGGGAACCGCGTCCTATCCACGCACGGTCCAGGTGCCCGGCGAGCCCGCACAGCAAGTGACGATCCCGGCCCAGCCCAAGCGGATCGCCGCCCTGTCGGCGGACGCAGCCGAGGCCGCCCTGGAGCTGGCCGGCGCCGGACGGCTCATCGCCGTCCCCGCCTCGGCCGCCAACGCGTCGCTGTCCAGCCACGCCAAGGAGATGGCCACCGTCGCGACCAAGCTGCCCCCGGGCACCGATCCCGACCCCGAACAGATCATCTCCCTCAACCCCGACCTCATCCTCATCACCACCAGGCACGGCGGCGAGCGGGACGCCCAGGCCACGCTCGCCCAGGCCGGCATCCCCATGATCGCCATCGGCAACAACTGGGGCACCCTGGAGGAGGTCAAGCAGAACCTGACCATGCTCGGCACGGCTCTCGGCGCCGAGGCCAAGGCCGGCGAGCTGATCGCCGAGCTCGACCGACGCGCCGCCGGCGTGGCAGAGAAGCTCGGCGACCCGACCAGCAGGCCCAGCGTGGCGATCCTGTCCAACCAGGCCGGCCGCCCCTTCATCAACGCCGCCGACGTGCTCACCTCCGACCTGGTCAAACGTGCCGGCGGGGACCTGGTGGCCGAGCGGATCGGCCTGCGCGCCACCGCGCCGGTCACCGCCGAGCAGCTCATCGCCGCCAAGCCGGACGCCATCCTGCTGATCGACGTCACCGGCAAGGGCCAGGCCTCTTTCGCGAGCGTCATGAGCAACCCGGCCGTGGCCGAACTGGCCGCCGTCCGCGACGGCCGGGTCAAGCTGATGCCGGCGCGGATCTCGTACGGAACCGGCAGCGTGCACATCGCCGACGGGCTGGAGGAGATCGCCCGCTGGCTGCACCCCGAGGCGATGCGATGA
- a CDS encoding ABC transporter ATP-binding protein translates to MNRTAAPARRLDLPVRSHVLAAVGCGWLVAVGLCVCYLGVGRLIDDVTGAGDRPWQALVMMGTGIVLAAAGAVGQGVASGRGEAVAEVSVRARIHRFVLAGGTRREASGAGSPVTGALSSLATEGAAKVAAWRGGFLGRLVSSVTTPLVVVAVVALVVDVTAALVLLAVVMTVPPVVAGFQRLFRASSAGYQAQSRRLAAHFLESVQGLRLLTLLGAAGRQSRLLAGESERQRRATMRLLAGNQLVLLVTDVVFYGGLIGTGTALALSRYASGAISAGTAVALVLISLLLTEPISVVGQFFYIAMTGRAADRQIVGALAGGRPGPRAVPGATSDEGGRVAAEPAEVTPHHGEGAVVELAAVTAGHGAGPAVVEGSTFGVRHGEMVALIGPSGAGKSTLLSVIAGELAPRGGTVRVPVAEGGAPDLALVPQHSWLFTGTIAENLRLADPAASEQRLWQALRQARLAAEVEAMPGRLDARVGEEGLTLSGGQAQRLALARALLLDAAVLLLDEPTSHVDARSEQLIIESLRRLHGTRAIIVATHSPALSGVADRIVEVTGARAVAR, encoded by the coding sequence ATGAACCGGACGGCGGCGCCCGCACGGCGGCTCGACCTGCCGGTGAGGTCTCACGTCCTGGCGGCGGTGGGGTGCGGCTGGCTCGTCGCGGTGGGTCTGTGCGTGTGTTACCTGGGCGTCGGCCGGCTCATCGATGACGTCACGGGCGCAGGGGACCGGCCATGGCAGGCGCTGGTGATGATGGGGACCGGGATCGTCCTCGCCGCGGCCGGAGCCGTCGGCCAGGGTGTCGCGAGCGGGCGTGGTGAGGCCGTGGCCGAGGTCAGCGTGCGGGCTCGGATCCATCGGTTCGTCCTCGCCGGCGGAACGCGCCGGGAAGCTTCCGGAGCCGGGAGTCCGGTGACGGGTGCGCTCTCCTCCCTGGCCACCGAGGGGGCCGCCAAGGTCGCCGCCTGGCGGGGCGGATTCCTCGGCCGGCTCGTCTCCTCGGTCACCACCCCGCTGGTCGTGGTGGCGGTCGTGGCGCTGGTCGTCGATGTGACGGCCGCGCTCGTGCTGCTGGCGGTCGTGATGACGGTGCCGCCGGTGGTCGCCGGCTTCCAGCGGTTGTTCCGTGCCTCCTCAGCCGGTTACCAGGCCCAGTCCAGGCGGCTGGCCGCGCACTTCCTGGAGTCCGTCCAGGGCTTGCGGCTGCTCACCCTGCTGGGCGCTGCCGGACGGCAGTCGCGGCTGCTGGCCGGCGAGAGCGAGCGGCAGCGCCGCGCCACCATGCGGCTGCTGGCCGGCAACCAGCTCGTTCTGCTCGTCACCGACGTGGTGTTCTACGGCGGGCTGATCGGCACCGGCACCGCGCTGGCACTGTCACGGTACGCGTCGGGCGCGATCTCCGCGGGAACGGCCGTGGCGCTGGTGCTGATCTCGCTGCTGCTGACGGAGCCGATCAGCGTCGTGGGCCAGTTCTTCTACATCGCCATGACGGGACGGGCCGCCGACCGCCAGATCGTCGGCGCCCTCGCCGGCGGTCGTCCTGGCCCGCGTGCCGTCCCGGGCGCGACCTCGGATGAGGGCGGCAGAGTCGCGGCGGAGCCGGCCGAGGTCACCCCTCACCACGGTGAGGGAGCCGTGGTCGAGCTGGCGGCGGTCACCGCCGGTCATGGCGCCGGGCCCGCCGTCGTGGAGGGCAGCACGTTCGGCGTCCGCCACGGCGAGATGGTGGCACTCATAGGCCCCTCAGGTGCGGGCAAGTCCACGCTGCTGTCGGTGATCGCCGGCGAGCTGGCACCCCGCGGCGGCACGGTCCGGGTGCCGGTGGCCGAGGGCGGCGCGCCGGATCTGGCGCTCGTCCCCCAGCACAGCTGGCTATTCACCGGCACCATCGCCGAGAACCTGCGGCTGGCCGACCCGGCGGCGAGCGAGCAGCGGTTGTGGCAGGCCCTGCGGCAGGCGCGGCTCGCGGCCGAGGTGGAGGCGATGCCGGGCAGGCTGGACGCGCGCGTCGGTGAGGAGGGACTCACTCTGTCGGGTGGGCAGGCGCAGCGGCTGGCGCTGGCCCGCGCTCTGCTCCTCGACGCCGCCGTCCTGCTGCTCGACGAGCCGACGAGCCATGTGGACGCACGCTCCGAGCAGCTCATCATCGAGTCCCTGCGCCGCCTGCACGGCACCCGGGCGATCATCGTCGCCACTCACTCACCGGCGTTGAGCGGGGTCGCGGACCGGATCGTCGAGGTCACCGGCGCACGGGCGGTGGCCCGGTGA
- a CDS encoding ABC transporter ATP-binding protein, whose product MIARLAAFARPFAAALALSAALRVLQLACGIAILAVAVSAIARIGEASIAATAGLIAVLAVAKGAAHYGEQYLGHWVAFTVLARLRIAFFDALARLSPSVLHQHRSGDLTARATADVNRVEVFYAHTIAPALAAALVLLGSAAYLAVAVHPALAAILLVGAAISGLAVPLLGRHRAGQAARRRQHTRGQIAAHVTDTIAGLRDLTLLRAIGQWQGRLDALDARAAADTHALAARIAGRRAANTAVLAATVCAVALTGAYLWRGGGIGLQAWWTAIAIALAMAPALTAVEAFAAEFGTTLAAARRLFVIIDTPPAAVRAELAPSAGASAGGLYRRAGVAVSMRGVRFAFPGSADNAAPVLDGIDLDLPPGSTTAVLGVTGSGKSSLGYLLAAALTPTEGIITLDGTDLRRIPDDELRRKVALADQRPFVFSGTVASNLRLARPGADEGELWHVLEVVALADTVRALPEQLHTRLTERGANLSGGELQRLSLAQALLRRPALLICDEVTSQLDAATEAQLLERLRRELAGSTTVWITHRPATLHASDQIVVLDGGRIIRGEPPGDRLLR is encoded by the coding sequence GTGATCGCCCGCCTGGCCGCGTTCGCCCGGCCCTTCGCGGCCGCGCTGGCGCTGTCCGCGGCGCTACGCGTGCTGCAGCTGGCGTGCGGGATCGCGATCCTGGCGGTCGCGGTGAGCGCGATCGCCCGCATCGGCGAGGCCAGCATCGCCGCAACGGCCGGCCTGATCGCCGTACTTGCCGTCGCCAAAGGCGCCGCGCACTACGGGGAACAGTATCTCGGCCACTGGGTCGCCTTCACAGTGCTGGCCCGGCTGCGCATCGCCTTCTTCGACGCCCTCGCCAGGCTGTCTCCCAGCGTGCTCCACCAGCACCGCTCCGGCGATCTCACCGCTCGCGCCACCGCCGACGTCAACCGCGTCGAGGTGTTCTACGCCCACACGATCGCACCCGCGCTCGCCGCCGCCCTCGTCTTGCTCGGCTCGGCCGCCTACCTCGCTGTCGCCGTCCACCCGGCACTGGCGGCGATCCTGCTGGTGGGCGCGGCAATCTCCGGTCTAGCCGTACCGCTGCTCGGCCGCCACCGGGCCGGGCAGGCGGCCCGGCGGCGCCAGCACACCCGCGGGCAGATCGCCGCGCACGTCACCGACACCATCGCAGGGCTGCGTGACCTCACCTTGCTCCGGGCGATCGGGCAGTGGCAGGGGCGGCTCGACGCGCTGGATGCCCGCGCCGCCGCCGACACCCATGCGCTGGCCGCCCGCATCGCAGGCCGCCGCGCCGCGAACACCGCCGTCCTCGCGGCGACCGTGTGCGCGGTCGCGCTCACCGGCGCGTACTTGTGGCGCGGCGGCGGGATCGGCTTGCAGGCGTGGTGGACCGCGATCGCGATCGCGCTCGCCATGGCGCCCGCCCTGACCGCGGTCGAGGCGTTCGCCGCCGAGTTCGGCACCACCCTGGCCGCTGCCCGGAGACTGTTCGTGATCATCGACACGCCGCCCGCGGCCGTCCGCGCGGAGCTCGCCCCGTCGGCCGGGGCGAGCGCAGGGGGCCTATACCGTCGGGCGGGTGTGGCGGTTTCCATGCGCGGGGTGCGCTTCGCCTTTCCCGGCTCGGCCGACAACGCGGCACCGGTCCTCGACGGCATCGACCTCGACCTACCGCCGGGATCGACCACGGCCGTCCTCGGGGTGACCGGCAGCGGCAAATCCTCTCTCGGATACCTGCTGGCCGCCGCCCTCACCCCCACGGAGGGCATCATCACCCTCGACGGCACCGACCTGCGCCGCATCCCCGACGATGAACTCCGCCGCAAGGTGGCCCTCGCCGACCAGCGCCCGTTCGTCTTCTCGGGCACCGTCGCGAGCAACCTCCGGCTCGCCCGGCCCGGCGCCGACGAGGGCGAGCTGTGGCACGTCCTCGAGGTCGTCGCGCTGGCCGACACCGTACGAGCACTTCCCGAGCAGCTTCACACGCGGCTCACCGAGCGCGGCGCCAACCTGTCCGGCGGCGAGCTGCAGCGCCTGTCACTCGCCCAGGCGCTGCTCCGGCGCCCCGCGCTACTGATCTGCGACGAGGTCACCAGCCAGCTCGACGCCGCCACCGAAGCCCAGCTCCTTGAACGGCTACGCCGGGAACTGGCCGGATCCACCACCGTATGGATCACTCATCGACCGGCGACTCTGCACGCCTCCGACCAGATCGTCGTACTCGACGGCGGTCGCATCATTCGAGGCGAACCGCCCGGTGACCGCCTTCTCAGGTGA
- the rpmF gene encoding 50S ribosomal protein L32: MAVPKRKTSRSNTRHRRSQWKATVPDLVPITVNGREALVPRRLVRAYQRGLITID; this comes from the coding sequence ATGGCCGTCCCCAAGAGGAAGACCTCCCGCAGCAACACCCGGCACCGCCGCAGCCAGTGGAAGGCCACCGTTCCCGACCTCGTGCCGATCACCGTCAACGGGCGGGAGGCGCTCGTCCCGCGCCGCCTCGTCCGCGCCTACCAGCGCGGGCTGATCACCATCGACTGA
- the rpsN gene encoding 30S ribosomal protein S14 → MAKKSKIAANERRRAVVARYAERRAVLKEIIRTGASQERADAARELARQPRDASATRIRNRDSVDGRPRGHLTKFGLSRVRFREMAHRGELPGITKASW, encoded by the coding sequence CGAGCGCCGCAGGGCCGTCGTCGCCCGCTACGCCGAACGGCGCGCCGTGCTGAAAGAGATCATCCGCACCGGCGCATCCCAGGAGCGTGCGGACGCCGCGCGCGAGCTGGCCCGCCAGCCGCGCGACGCCAGCGCCACCCGCATCCGCAACCGCGACTCCGTCGACGGCCGGCCCCGCGGGCATCTGACCAAGTTCGGGCTCTCCCGGGTGCGCTTCCGCGAGATGGCGCACCGCGGCGAACTGCCCGGCATCACGAAGGCGAGCTGGTAG